A part of Methanohalobium evestigatum Z-7303 genomic DNA contains:
- a CDS encoding asparagine synthetase B family protein, translating into MCAITGFFNTQNAFSNTYKALSELKNRGRDGSGACGLDWVTHSYDINTLELLQDNNILGHNLHSLVKYVPQPIAYTGKMVANCEIYNWKMLSNTYNLDAENDSDFLIKFIEYQISKTDSSNPVRIKDNIEKALNKIIGVYSFAYMLGGYVYVFRDIIGVKPLWYSNSSGFAFASEKKALMKTGYQNVYELNPRESICYDIANNISHFYTRNFFDTKPEHKKQLHTIQKEFGNILEDAVSIRFPDEPFGILFSGGIDSTIIAYICKKLGKQPGIDFTCYVAGFKGNDSGYSPDVSYAKKVADELGLELKIKQITYREVEDYLKTVVSLIEDTSVPKVGVALTMYAACVAAREDGIRVMFSGSGADELLAGYNRHWHSEDVNYECYQDILNIYQKNTYRDDVVSMNNNIELRVPYLDSNLVDYGLKIPAHCKIDNKQGQNKLTLRNVGKKLGLHDDFVHRNKKAAQYGSRFDKAITKLAKKSGFKTKTQYLEQFHEKS; encoded by the coding sequence ATGTGTGCGATTACAGGATTTTTCAATACTCAAAACGCGTTTTCAAACACTTATAAGGCTCTCTCGGAACTTAAAAACAGGGGTAGAGACGGGTCGGGTGCATGTGGTTTGGATTGGGTGACGCATTCATATGATATAAATACCCTTGAGTTGTTACAAGATAACAATATCCTGGGTCATAATCTTCATTCACTTGTCAAATATGTTCCACAACCCATTGCTTACACCGGTAAAATGGTTGCAAATTGTGAAATATACAACTGGAAAATGTTGTCCAATACCTATAATCTGGATGCAGAAAACGATTCCGATTTTTTAATAAAATTCATCGAATATCAAATCTCTAAAACTGATAGTTCCAACCCGGTAAGGATAAAGGATAATATAGAGAAGGCACTGAATAAAATAATCGGAGTTTATTCTTTTGCCTATATGCTTGGTGGTTATGTATATGTATTCCGGGATATAATAGGAGTTAAACCCCTCTGGTACAGCAACTCAAGTGGTTTCGCATTTGCTTCAGAAAAAAAAGCCCTGATGAAAACCGGATATCAGAATGTTTATGAACTCAATCCGAGAGAATCCATCTGTTATGATATAGCAAATAATATTTCTCATTTCTATACCAGAAATTTTTTCGATACAAAACCAGAGCATAAAAAACAGCTGCATACAATCCAGAAAGAATTTGGTAACATTCTGGAAGATGCAGTATCCATCCGTTTTCCTGATGAACCGTTTGGTATATTGTTTTCCGGTGGTATAGATTCCACAATTATAGCCTATATCTGTAAAAAATTGGGCAAACAACCGGGTATCGATTTTACCTGTTATGTGGCTGGTTTTAAAGGAAATGATTCTGGTTATTCACCTGATGTGTCCTATGCAAAAAAAGTGGCTGATGAGCTTGGACTGGAGCTCAAAATAAAACAGATAACATATCGGGAAGTTGAAGATTATCTTAAAACAGTTGTTTCACTGATTGAAGATACCAGTGTCCCAAAAGTTGGAGTTGCTTTAACCATGTACGCTGCCTGTGTGGCTGCAAGAGAAGATGGTATCAGAGTAATGTTTTCCGGTTCGGGTGCTGATGAACTACTTGCAGGTTATAACCGACACTGGCATTCAGAAGATGTAAACTATGAGTGCTATCAGGACATTTTAAACATTTACCAGAAAAACACCTATAGAGACGATGTAGTGTCCATGAACAATAACATAGAATTAAGAGTACCCTATCTTGACAGCAACCTTGTTGATTATGGTTTAAAAATACCGGCACATTGTAAAATCGATAATAAACAAGGTCAGAATAAACTGACTTTAAGAAATGTGGGCAAAAAACTCGGTCTTCATGATGATTTTGTACATCGAAATAAAAAAGCTGCACAATACGGGAGTCGTTTTGATAAAGCAATAACAAAACTTGCCAAAAAATCAGGTTTTAAAACAAAAACACAATATCTGGAGCAGTTCCATGAAAAATCCTAA
- a CDS encoding ATP-binding protein, which translates to MIFLGVFLVLASSSAVIISTVTEQQEDLAYKQSSRMAQSYANEIDADMRSYMTIAKTLSKTMENYESSNRTEVNQMLKDTLINNPKLVGTYVAFEPNAFDNNDSYYANKTGHDSTGRFIPYWNKLHGNVTLDPLQDYDTLNYYQLPKITKSEVVTEPYMYQGKMIVSFVSPIIEDGEFIGIAGTDATIKYIEKMLGKVEVFDSGYAFMVSRSGTIMTHPDKKEWTGKKNIGVIDSPRFSKMKNDIQNGTPGHIETLDPSTGNKVVMFYEPIKTGNFAVVLTVPKNEMLAGVFALGDRLIIISIISIIFMSGIAYLIARSVSSPIDKIVDDFKNITEDVINGKLDTRAETDIQIDFRPIPEGLNKIMRTVSSPVQETVNVTKQLSNGNLGARYNLDVKGDFKQFSDSLNMFAESLENIIDDSNTVLTAIQNEDFTRRVRVYGNGDFKTLTCGIENTRQSLYEITSKYKKVSEDLREYTKELKKSNQLRNELAKIIESSPVIAFLWNKDDSCSVNYVSNNVDQFGYDPDDFLSGSLNYADIIHPDDLENVKEKTVETITNCLEEFNHEYRILTKNGEVRWVDERTSSDFDENGNVTYLRGIVIDVTDKKQAEHALIEAKMIAESANRTKNEFLANVSHELRTPLNSIIGFSELMLTERRGELNEYQKHYLNNVKNSGYHLLSLINKILDISKIEAGKMDYNPQNLPIIDLVNDVSNTMHPQALNKNIELETITDKYLGNIYADENKLKEALYNLVTNAIKFTPERGKVTLQVNKLDGNIRFAVKDTGIGIPEDKQSDLFKPFTQIDTSASREYGGAGLGLALVKKFVEMHNGRIWIESEVNKGTAIYFTIPVK; encoded by the coding sequence TTGATTTTTCTCGGTGTTTTTCTGGTTCTGGCATCATCTTCTGCAGTAATTATCTCAACTGTAACCGAACAGCAGGAAGATTTGGCATATAAACAATCAAGCCGGATGGCTCAATCATATGCCAATGAAATCGATGCTGATATGCGCAGTTATATGACAATCGCTAAAACGTTATCCAAGACGATGGAAAACTATGAGTCAAGCAACAGAACTGAAGTAAACCAGATGCTTAAAGACACCCTCATCAATAATCCAAAACTGGTGGGTACTTATGTAGCGTTTGAACCCAATGCTTTTGACAACAATGATTCATATTATGCCAACAAAACCGGTCATGACTCCACTGGAAGGTTTATCCCCTATTGGAACAAGTTACATGGAAACGTCACCCTCGACCCTCTGCAAGATTATGACACATTAAACTATTATCAACTACCAAAAATTACCAAATCAGAGGTTGTTACTGAACCATATATGTATCAGGGGAAAATGATTGTAAGTTTTGTTTCCCCTATAATAGAAGATGGTGAATTTATAGGAATCGCAGGTACAGATGCCACTATCAAATATATAGAGAAAATGCTTGGTAAAGTGGAAGTTTTCGACTCCGGATACGCATTTATGGTCAGCAGATCCGGTACAATAATGACACATCCAGATAAAAAAGAGTGGACTGGCAAAAAAAACATAGGCGTGATTGACTCACCGCGATTTTCAAAAATGAAAAACGATATTCAAAACGGTACACCCGGTCATATCGAAACTTTAGACCCATCAACAGGTAATAAAGTAGTTATGTTTTATGAGCCGATAAAAACCGGAAATTTTGCTGTTGTGCTCACTGTTCCAAAGAATGAAATGCTGGCTGGTGTATTTGCTCTGGGAGACAGGCTGATAATCATATCAATTATATCTATTATTTTTATGAGCGGTATCGCCTATCTGATTGCAAGGTCTGTATCTTCACCTATAGACAAAATCGTTGACGATTTCAAGAATATAACAGAAGATGTCATTAACGGTAAACTCGATACAAGAGCAGAGACAGACATACAAATCGATTTTAGACCGATACCTGAAGGACTTAACAAGATAATGCGTACCGTTTCATCACCTGTACAAGAAACAGTGAATGTAACAAAACAGCTTTCAAACGGAAATTTAGGTGCCCGCTACAATCTGGATGTTAAAGGTGACTTCAAGCAATTTAGTGATTCCCTGAATATGTTTGCTGAATCGCTTGAAAACATTATCGATGATTCAAATACTGTACTTACTGCTATACAGAATGAGGATTTTACACGCAGAGTACGGGTTTATGGAAACGGAGACTTCAAAACATTAACCTGTGGTATTGAAAATACACGTCAATCATTATATGAAATAACCAGCAAATACAAAAAAGTTAGTGAAGATTTAAGAGAATATACAAAGGAATTAAAAAAATCTAACCAGCTAAGGAACGAATTGGCGAAAATTATTGAATCGAGTCCTGTTATTGCGTTTTTGTGGAACAAAGATGACAGTTGTTCAGTAAATTATGTATCAAACAATGTTGACCAGTTTGGCTATGATCCAGATGATTTCTTATCCGGGTCATTGAATTATGCTGATATTATACATCCGGATGATCTGGAAAATGTAAAGGAAAAAACAGTAGAAACAATTACAAATTGTTTAGAAGAATTCAACCACGAATATAGGATATTAACAAAAAACGGTGAAGTTAGATGGGTGGATGAGAGAACATCATCTGATTTTGATGAAAACGGTAATGTTACATATTTACGCGGTATCGTGATTGATGTTACCGATAAGAAACAGGCAGAACATGCTCTGATTGAAGCCAAAATGATTGCTGAATCCGCAAACCGCACCAAAAACGAATTCCTTGCTAACGTAAGCCATGAACTAAGAACCCCGCTGAACTCCATTATCGGTTTTTCAGAATTGATGCTTACTGAAAGAAGAGGTGAATTGAATGAATACCAGAAACACTACCTCAACAATGTCAAAAACAGTGGATACCATCTTCTCAGTCTAATAAACAAGATACTGGACATCTCTAAAATAGAAGCAGGAAAAATGGACTATAACCCTCAGAATTTACCCATCATTGATTTGGTCAATGATGTAAGCAATACAATGCATCCGCAAGCATTGAACAAAAACATAGAACTGGAAACTATTACCGATAAATATCTGGGTAATATTTACGCGGATGAAAATAAATTAAAAGAAGCACTCTATAACCTTGTAACCAACGCCATAAAATTTACACCTGAAAGAGGAAAAGTTACACTGCAGGTGAATAAATTGGATGGAAATATTCGGTTTGCTGTCAAGGATACTGGAATTGGAATTCCTGAAGACAAACAATCGGATTTGTTCAAACCGTTTACACAAATAGATACATCGGCAAGCCGTGAATATGGGGGTGCAGGTCTGGGGCTTGCTCTGGTGAAAAAATTTGTTGAAATGCACAATGGCAGGATATGGATTGAAAGTGAAGTTAACAAAGGAACTGCTATTTATTTCACCATACCGGTAAAATAA
- a CDS encoding diphthine--ammonia ligase, which produces MKNPKLKLGVLYSSGKDSNYATYLMQQEGHSIECLITVKSNNQDSYMFHTPNIDFSRMQSEAMDIALIEEISEGEEEVEIEDMKRAIKKAQERYLIDGVVTGALYSSYQKDRIERICNELGLEVFSPLWHIDQEAEMRKLLELGFEFIFSSVAAYGLNKDWLGKIITDKQIDKLVRLNEKVGLNVAGEGGEFESFVIDSPMYNKRIEIKDYEIVERDEYTAHLIIKDAEHVEK; this is translated from the coding sequence ATGAAAAATCCTAAATTAAAACTTGGTGTTTTGTACAGCTCGGGTAAAGACAGTAACTATGCCACCTATCTCATGCAGCAAGAGGGTCATTCCATTGAATGTCTAATTACTGTAAAGAGCAATAATCAGGACTCATACATGTTCCATACGCCAAATATTGATTTTTCCCGTATGCAGTCCGAAGCTATGGATATAGCACTTATAGAAGAGATAAGCGAAGGTGAGGAAGAGGTAGAGATAGAGGATATGAAGCGAGCCATTAAAAAGGCTCAGGAGAGATACTTAATTGACGGGGTGGTCACAGGAGCACTCTATTCCAGTTATCAAAAAGACCGTATCGAAAGGATATGTAATGAACTTGGACTTGAAGTGTTTAGCCCTCTCTGGCATATCGATCAGGAAGCTGAAATGAGAAAATTGTTGGAGCTTGGTTTTGAATTTATATTCAGTAGCGTGGCAGCCTATGGTTTAAATAAAGACTGGCTCGGTAAAATAATCACAGATAAACAAATCGATAAACTTGTTCGTTTAAATGAAAAGGTGGGTCTGAATGTTGCAGGAGAAGGTGGTGAATTTGAAAGTTTTGTAATTGATTCTCCGATGTACAACAAAAGGATAGAGATAAAGGATTATGAAATCGTGGAAAGAGATGAATATACAGCTCATCTTATAATAAAGGATGCCGAACATGTGGAAAAATAA
- the pyk gene encoding pyruvate kinase, giving the protein MLLPDHKTKIVCTIGPASSSEAMLKDLILYGMNVARLNFSHGDLEGHREVIHKIRKLSSELDVVVSIMADLPGPKIRIGKLKNEPIHLKKDDKVTLTTENIEGDESVIPVNYSKLSESVKPGRPVYLNDGFIQLNCLEVSDKSVDCTVVVGGPLSSNKGMNLPGSRVFLEPVTETDLNIVDFALNEGVDIFSVSFIEKADDIQKIRNHAKVKGKSVFIVSKIEREEAVKNINEILNVTDGLMIARGDLGVEIPIQNVPNVQKELTHKANLLSIPVITATQMLESMTENIRPTRAEVTDVANAILDGTDAVMLSGETAAGKYPVETVSMMTKIAREIEFWRSKNKDRTDTIVRNLDNIKMDVDDVISLQVNDALQKLPIKYVVTPTVSGESSRHISRFKSGTWILAFSRYLNTGRNLAFSYGVYPIYVGNKTDSWETIVVEKLKQWELVRNGDYIVLTQGQSPGKPGGTNLLKIISIT; this is encoded by the coding sequence ATGCTGCTACCAGACCACAAAACAAAAATCGTCTGTACCATAGGACCTGCATCATCCTCTGAAGCAATGCTTAAGGATTTGATTCTTTATGGTATGAATGTTGCCCGGCTCAATTTTTCCCACGGTGATTTGGAAGGTCACAGGGAGGTTATACATAAAATACGAAAGTTGTCTTCTGAACTGGATGTAGTTGTTTCTATCATGGCCGACCTTCCGGGTCCAAAAATTAGAATAGGTAAGCTTAAAAATGAACCTATACACCTTAAAAAGGATGATAAAGTAACACTGACTACTGAAAACATAGAAGGAGACGAATCAGTAATACCTGTTAATTATAGCAAACTCTCTGAAAGTGTTAAACCGGGGAGACCTGTTTATTTAAATGATGGTTTTATACAATTAAACTGTCTGGAAGTATCCGACAAAAGTGTGGATTGTACAGTTGTAGTAGGTGGGCCTCTCTCATCTAATAAGGGTATGAATCTTCCGGGTTCCAGAGTGTTCCTCGAACCAGTAACAGAAACAGACCTTAATATTGTTGATTTTGCGTTGAATGAAGGAGTGGATATATTCAGCGTGTCTTTTATAGAAAAGGCGGATGACATCCAGAAGATAAGGAACCATGCAAAAGTTAAAGGCAAATCTGTTTTTATCGTATCAAAAATCGAAAGAGAAGAGGCAGTTAAAAACATCAATGAAATCCTTAATGTTACAGACGGTCTCATGATTGCCAGAGGTGACCTTGGAGTAGAAATACCAATACAAAACGTTCCAAACGTTCAGAAAGAGTTGACACATAAAGCCAATCTTTTGAGTATACCAGTAATCACTGCAACCCAGATGCTTGAATCAATGACCGAAAACATCAGACCGACAAGGGCTGAAGTAACAGATGTAGCCAACGCCATACTTGATGGTACAGATGCAGTAATGCTTTCGGGTGAAACCGCAGCAGGAAAGTACCCTGTAGAAACCGTATCTATGATGACAAAAATAGCAAGAGAAATAGAATTCTGGCGAAGTAAAAATAAAGACAGAACTGATACAATCGTCAGAAACCTTGATAATATTAAAATGGATGTGGATGATGTGATATCTCTTCAGGTCAATGATGCTCTCCAGAAACTTCCTATAAAATATGTAGTGACACCAACTGTATCAGGCGAGTCTTCAAGACATATATCCCGGTTTAAATCAGGTACATGGATACTTGCTTTTAGCCGCTATCTTAATACTGGTAGAAACCTTGCATTCTCCTATGGAGTATATCCGATATATGTAGGAAACAAAACTGACAGCTGGGAAACGATAGTAGTTGAAAAATTGAAACAATGGGAGCTTGTTAGAAACGGTGATTATATAGTATTGACACAGGGTCAGTCTCCCGGAAAACCCGGTGGTACCAATCTGTTGAAAATCATCTCCATAACATAA
- the guaA gene encoding glutamine-hydrolyzing GMP synthase: MVKVDKFIQKSTEKIKEQIDGKAIIALSGGVDSSVCTVLAHNAIGDNLVPIYIETGLMRKGETERIKETFADMNLRVVNMKNRFLNALEGVEDPEEKRRAVGETFIRVFEEIAKEEQAEYLIQGTIYPDRIESDGGIKSHHNVGGLPDVVDFKDIVEPISDLYKDEVREVAKALDLPEELSERMPFPGPGLAVRIIDEVTEEKLEVVREANAIVEEELVEKYHPWQTFAALLGKGTGVKGDVRVHGWIIAVRAVSSRDGMTAEAMQLPWDVLNRIESRINSEIKSVSRVVYDLTPKPPATIEFE; the protein is encoded by the coding sequence ATGGTAAAAGTTGACAAATTCATTCAGAAAAGTACAGAAAAGATTAAAGAACAAATCGACGGGAAGGCAATCATTGCTCTCTCGGGTGGTGTAGACAGCTCGGTATGCACAGTGCTTGCACATAATGCAATAGGGGACAATCTGGTACCCATATACATCGAAACCGGTCTGATGAGAAAAGGAGAAACCGAGAGGATTAAAGAAACATTTGCCGATATGAATCTCAGGGTAGTTAACATGAAAAACCGGTTTCTGAATGCTCTGGAAGGTGTTGAAGATCCTGAAGAAAAACGAAGAGCAGTGGGTGAAACCTTCATAAGAGTGTTTGAAGAGATAGCAAAAGAAGAACAGGCTGAATATCTTATACAGGGGACTATCTATCCGGACAGGATTGAATCTGATGGCGGTATTAAATCCCACCACAATGTAGGGGGATTACCCGATGTTGTTGATTTTAAAGATATTGTAGAGCCCATATCTGACCTGTATAAGGATGAAGTTAGAGAGGTAGCCAAAGCACTGGATTTACCAGAGGAACTCTCCGAACGTATGCCGTTCCCAGGACCCGGACTTGCAGTAAGAATTATTGATGAGGTAACAGAAGAAAAACTGGAAGTAGTTCGTGAGGCAAATGCCATTGTAGAAGAGGAACTTGTTGAAAAATATCATCCATGGCAGACATTTGCTGCACTTCTTGGAAAAGGTACCGGTGTAAAAGGAGATGTAAGAGTACATGGATGGATTATTGCCGTTCGTGCTGTTAGTTCCAGAGATGGTATGACTGCTGAAGCGATGCAACTGCCCTGGGACGTCCTTAACAGAATCGAATCCAGAATTAACAGCGAAATCAAATCAGTTTCCAGAGTTGTGTATGATTTAACACCCAAACCACCTGCAACTATTGAATTTGAATAA
- a CDS encoding archaeosine biosynthesis radical SAM protein RaSEA gives MPLNQIISEIRNRQRIKPSAPDVPTAVWTGYDNHKGKRIDTLTIIFKTSGCWWGNQGGCSMCGYVYDSSQNPPSYEDLKSQLQKAMEKASSLEEFMVKIYTSGSFLDENEVSTDVLKYILQALNQDKRVLKVVAETRPEFVTDDTIVKCRNMLKDTEFEIAIGLETSSDIIRRDSINKGFKFSDFIKAAQIAEENDVTTKAYLLLKPPFITEGTAIDDMEQSIDDIVPYANNISINLCNVQKGTFVEWMWQKGQYRPPWLYSIVDVLKKSKQKHPETIITSDPVGAGSKRGPHNCYKCDQDIANAVRRFSITQNINDLDFKGQTCGCFQLWKKVVKLDEYTYGAFIVDRMMQ, from the coding sequence ATGCCATTAAACCAGATAATATCAGAAATTAGAAACAGACAACGTATAAAACCATCTGCACCTGATGTACCTACTGCTGTCTGGACAGGTTATGACAACCACAAAGGTAAGAGAATCGATACTCTTACTATTATTTTCAAAACATCCGGATGCTGGTGGGGTAATCAGGGTGGATGTTCCATGTGTGGATATGTATATGACAGTTCACAGAACCCTCCAAGTTACGAAGACCTCAAATCCCAGCTTCAAAAAGCTATGGAAAAAGCATCCAGCCTTGAAGAGTTTATGGTAAAAATCTATACATCCGGAAGTTTTCTGGATGAAAATGAAGTTTCTACAGACGTTTTAAAATATATACTGCAGGCATTGAATCAAGATAAAAGGGTACTCAAGGTTGTTGCAGAAACTCGCCCTGAATTTGTAACTGATGACACAATTGTAAAATGCAGAAATATGCTAAAAGATACAGAATTTGAGATTGCTATAGGACTGGAAACCAGTTCCGACATTATTCGCAGGGATTCTATAAATAAGGGTTTTAAGTTTTCAGATTTTATTAAAGCCGCACAAATAGCCGAAGAAAATGATGTTACCACCAAAGCCTACCTGCTTCTTAAACCCCCTTTTATAACTGAAGGTACAGCAATAGATGATATGGAACAATCTATTGATGATATAGTACCTTATGCAAACAATATTTCAATAAACCTGTGTAACGTTCAAAAGGGTACATTTGTTGAATGGATGTGGCAAAAAGGTCAATACAGACCTCCCTGGCTCTATAGCATTGTGGATGTTCTTAAAAAATCAAAACAAAAACATCCTGAAACTATTATTACCTCTGACCCAGTTGGTGCCGGTTCCAAACGCGGTCCTCATAACTGTTACAAATGTGACCAGGATATTGCCAATGCCGTCCGCAGATTTTCCATAACCCAGAACATTAATGACCTGGATTTTAAAGGACAAACATGTGGATGTTTCCAATTATGGAAAAAAGTAGTAAAACTGGATGAATATACATACGGTGCTTTTATTGTAGACAGGATGATGCAATAA
- the recQ gene encoding DNA helicase RecQ codes for MYKILHKYFGYEEFRSHQKDIITDILDKKDTFVVMPTGGGKSLCYQLPALLMEGVTIVVSPLISLMKDQVDELRSNGISAACLNSTLGYQESNQICNDLLYNRIDVLYITPERLTMSKTLDFLESVNINLFAIDEAHCISEWGQDFRPEYLRLNMLKKKFPDIPLIALTATATPRVQNDVISLLELEDCRRYISSFNRDNLYYEVRHKKDAYKQMVRYLKTHRKYNGIIYCQSRRAVEDLYNKLKKEGFRVLPYHAGLPAKIREENQESFIRDDVQIIVATIAFGMGINKPNVRFVIHYDLPKNLENYYQQTGRGGRDGLDCDCILFFSYGDRYKIEYFINQKSRKSERDIALSKLNMMIDYCESNVCRRKLLLNYFGEDFDVQNCGKCDVCLEPKEMTDGTATAKTFLSCVDELNQKYGLNHVVDVLTGSKTKKITDKQHDLLESYGAGYNYKKNQWLDIGKELLHKGYLEVKGKYPVLKLNQKSQNILSGQENVQLTKLSEYPSTSKQDNSANETDNQLFEKLRRLRKKLADSENKAPYIIFADTSLRQMASICPKTYDEFLKISGVGEYKLEKYGDMFLSEIIDHCQSSYADS; via the coding sequence ATGTACAAAATTTTGCATAAATACTTTGGCTATGAAGAATTCCGCTCTCATCAGAAGGATATTATAACTGATATTTTGGATAAAAAAGACACTTTCGTAGTAATGCCCACTGGTGGAGGCAAATCATTATGCTATCAATTACCTGCACTCCTTATGGAAGGAGTAACAATAGTGGTATCACCGCTTATATCGCTTATGAAAGACCAGGTGGATGAGTTGAGGTCTAACGGCATATCTGCTGCATGTCTTAACAGTACGCTTGGATATCAGGAATCGAATCAGATATGTAATGACCTTTTGTACAATAGAATAGACGTTTTATATATCACACCTGAACGTTTGACTATGTCAAAAACTCTCGATTTTCTTGAATCTGTAAATATCAACCTGTTTGCTATTGATGAGGCTCATTGTATTTCTGAATGGGGACAGGATTTCAGACCTGAATACCTTCGGTTGAACATGCTGAAAAAAAAATTTCCTGATATACCATTAATCGCACTTACTGCAACCGCTACACCCAGAGTGCAGAATGATGTCATATCATTGCTTGAACTTGAAGATTGTAGAAGATACATATCAAGTTTTAACCGTGATAACCTCTATTATGAGGTCAGACACAAAAAGGATGCCTATAAACAGATGGTTAGATACCTGAAAACCCACAGAAAATATAATGGTATTATCTACTGTCAGAGCCGTCGCGCGGTAGAAGACCTTTATAATAAACTTAAAAAGGAAGGTTTCCGTGTTTTACCCTATCATGCAGGTTTGCCTGCAAAAATCCGTGAAGAAAACCAGGAGAGCTTTATTAGGGATGATGTACAGATTATTGTGGCTACTATTGCTTTTGGTATGGGCATAAACAAACCCAATGTTCGTTTTGTGATTCATTACGACCTTCCGAAAAATCTGGAAAATTACTATCAACAGACAGGTAGAGGCGGAAGAGACGGTCTGGATTGTGACTGCATCCTTTTTTTCAGTTACGGGGACAGGTACAAAATAGAATACTTCATAAATCAAAAATCCAGAAAATCAGAGCGGGATATAGCATTATCTAAATTGAATATGATGATAGATTATTGTGAGAGCAATGTCTGCCGCAGGAAATTATTGCTGAATTATTTTGGCGAAGATTTTGATGTGCAAAATTGTGGTAAATGTGATGTATGTCTTGAACCAAAAGAGATGACAGATGGAACAGCAACAGCAAAAACATTCCTCAGTTGTGTGGATGAACTAAACCAAAAATACGGACTCAATCATGTGGTTGATGTATTGACTGGTTCCAAAACCAAAAAAATAACCGATAAACAGCATGATTTGCTTGAAAGTTATGGGGCAGGTTATAATTATAAAAAAAACCAATGGCTTGATATAGGTAAGGAGTTGTTGCATAAGGGTTATCTTGAGGTAAAAGGAAAATATCCAGTATTAAAATTGAATCAGAAAAGCCAGAATATATTATCGGGTCAGGAAAATGTTCAGCTTACAAAATTATCGGAGTATCCATCTACCAGTAAACAGGATAATTCTGCAAATGAAACTGATAACCAGCTTTTTGAAAAATTGAGAAGGCTCAGGAAAAAATTGGCTGATAGTGAAAACAAAGCACCATACATTATTTTTGCTGACACCAGTTTAAGACAGATGGCATCCATTTGCCCGAAAACCTATGATGAATTTTTAAAAATATCTGGTGTAGGTGAGTATAAACTGGAAAAGTATGGAGATATGTTTCTGTCAGAAATCATCGACCACTGTCAATCCAGTTATGCTGATTCATGA
- the msrA gene encoding peptide-methionine (S)-S-oxide reductase MsrA, which yields MEKATFAAGCFWGVEAAFRQIEGLLSTRVGYTGGTWENPTYKDVCTGKTGHAEAVEVTFEPSIVSYEKLLDVFWKIHDPTTLNRQGPDIGTQYRSAIFYHNEEQKKKAIESRDKLQQSGKYKKDIVTDIVPASEFYEAEEYHQRYFEKHGYSACRI from the coding sequence ATGGAAAAAGCAACATTTGCAGCTGGTTGTTTCTGGGGAGTGGAAGCCGCATTTCGACAAATCGAAGGATTGTTGTCCACAAGAGTTGGTTATACAGGTGGAACATGGGAAAACCCTACCTATAAAGATGTATGTACAGGTAAAACTGGTCATGCTGAAGCAGTTGAGGTTACCTTTGAGCCTTCAATCGTATCCTATGAAAAATTGCTGGATGTTTTCTGGAAAATCCATGACCCAACTACACTCAACCGTCAGGGACCGGATATTGGAACACAATATAGGTCTGCTATTTTCTACCACAATGAAGAGCAGAAAAAGAAAGCTATTGAATCCAGAGACAAATTACAACAATCCGGAAAGTACAAAAAAGATATAGTTACCGATATTGTGCCTGCATCTGAATTTTACGAAGCTGAAGAATACCATCAAAGATACTTCGAGAAACATGGATATTCAGCATGCAGGATTTAA